The nucleotide sequence CCACATCCAGGCGCAGGGCCGAATGCGGTACGGAGTGTGCGGCAGCGCAGGCAACGGCAAGCGAGCGCAGGCGAAGCAGCTTCAGCGGGCCGACGGCGGCCGCGGGCGGACCGGCCACGGCAGAGGTACGGGTCTTGACCTCCACGATCACGAGTACACCGGGTCCCGTCGGCCGTGGCTCCAGGGCGACGACGTCGATCTCGCCGCGCAGACCCGGGCCGGGCCTCCAGTTGCGATCCAGGATGCGCCAGCCCAAGTCAGTGAGGTAGCGGGCCGCGATGGCCTCTCCACGCTGGCCGATCAGACGGCGGGAGTCAGTCCCGGGCGACCCTTCGGAGCCTGGATCGTCCGGCGGGGCAACCGCCGCGGATGGCAGTGCGGCGGCCGGGGACGGCGGGGCGGTCGGCATCACGGGTCCGCCAAAGTATTCGGCTTGGGACTGTGCGGCGTTCGGTGCGGTTGACATGGCTTAACCTCCGACACCAGCGTGCCCGCGCGGCGTGACGGGGGCCAGCGGGCGGTTTGAGCCCTGTGGACTGGGGGTGCGCGAACAGTGCCTGTGGACGCCGGTGAAGTCCCGGCTGAGTGAGCGCACCGCTAAGTACGCGCGGCCTGATGCACGGTGACCGCCTCCGCGCCCCCTGACTTACGTCTCCCGCCAAGGCTCCCGCCCCAGGCACGTGTTTTCGAGTCTTCAGCGGAGTCGGCGCGGGGAAAGCTCCAGGACGCGTCGTCGGAGGCGAACGCGTACGCAAGGGACGAGCACACGCCTCGGCGGAGCCGGGCAATGGGGTGTGGCGGCGGCTACAGACGGCAGCTCGCAGGCCCACGTCTCGCGGATGATCAGCCGAGGCCGACAGCGTCAGGAGGGGACGTCGATCTCCGGCTTGGTCAGCTCCTCAACATTGACGTCCTTGAAGGTGACCACGTGCACGGACTTCACGAAGCGGCTGGCGCGATAGATGTCCCAGACCCAGGCGTCCTCAAGGGTCAGCTCGAAGAACACCTCCCCGCCGTTGGTGCGCACCTGCACGTCCACGGCGTTGGCCAGGTAGAAGCGGCGCTCCGTCTCGACGACATAGGAGAACAGGGAGATGACGTCGCGGTACTCGCGGTACAGGTCGAGCTCCAAGTCGTTCTCATACGACTCCAGATCTTCAGCACTCACCCGGTCATCATGCCCAATGGGCGTCCCATCCGACAGGAAGCGCAAAGGGCGCGTCGGCCACAGCCGGGGATCGGCCCGCGCGCTAGCAGACGCGTAGGAGGCGCTCGCACTCACCGCCTGATACCCATCGGCTCGGGCACCCCACCTACCCGGCGGTGAAGCGCTCCAGTCCGGGCAGGCGCCAGGAGCGGCGGTGCAAGTCGCTGGCGCCCAGCCGGGCCAGTGCCTCGATGTGGGCGGGTGAGGCGTAGCCCTTATTGCGCGCCCAGTCGTAGCCGGGGTCGGGCAGGGCGGTCATGAGCGCATCACGCTCAACCTTCGCCATTACCGAGGCCGCTGCGACGACGGCGCAGTGGGCGTCCGCTTTGGCCCGAGTGTGCACCTCCGGCAGCGGGGCCGCCTCCTTCTCCCCGGCGCAGGCCGGTGCGGCCGGGCGGGATTGGCCGCGCAGCCAGTCAACAGTGCCGTCCAGGATGAGGGCGCCGGGCAGGTGACCTCGTGCCTCCACTTGCGCCAGGGCTCTTTGCCCGGCCAGGCGCAGGGCGCCGAGGATACCCAACGCGTCTATCTCCGCCGGAGCTGCATGGGCGACGGCGTAGTCGGCCACCCAGCCGCGGCAGGGCGCCACAAGCGCCTCCCGACGTCGGGGCGTCAGCTGCTTGGAATCGGCCAGCCCCGGGGGAAATACGGGAGCCGTATCGCGGGAGACGATGGCCAGGCCGACGCTGACGGGCCCGGCCAGGGACCCGCGCCCCACCTCATCCATGCCGCCGACCAGCTCGAACTCGGCCAGGAGCCGGGCCTCCAGCTCACGATCCGGGAGGATACGGACGGGGCTCACGGCTGGGCGCCGGTGCTAGTGGTGGCATCGGGCACGGCGTCGAAGGCACCGCCGTCGGAGAGGGTGGACCAGCGCGAGGAGGGCCAGAGCACGATCTTGGCGATCCCGGCCACGTCATCCAGGGGGACGAACCCGCCGTTAACGTCGTCCTGGTGGAAGCGGGAGTCGGCCGAGTTGGAGCGGTTGTCCCCCATTACCCACACGTAGCCCTCGGGGACAGTGACATCGAAGGCGACATCGGAGGCGGAGCGGCCAGGTTTCAGGTAGGGCTCGTCGACCTCGACGCCGTTGATCGACAATGAGCCGTTGCCGTCGGCCACAATGTGGTCCCCGCCCACGCCGATGACGCGCTTGATCAGGTAGTGGCCGGTATTCTCGGGCAGCAGGTGCAGGAAGATGAGCGTGTCCTGTACCAATCCCCGCAGACCGGTGGGCTCGGTGACCGTGAGCCAGTTGTCCGGGTCGGAGAAGACTACGATGTCGCCGCGGTCGACGTCGCCGGAGTCGTACATGGTCACGGCCACCCGGTCGCCCTCCCGCAGGGTGTCCTCCATCGAGCCGGAGGGGATCCCGAAGATCTGGACCACGAAGGTCTTGACCAGGGCGACTACGACCAGTACCGCCAGCACGATCAGCAGGGTTGAGCCGCGGCGCCGCGGCTCGGCGGGCTCAGCACCTGCGCGTGCGGGCGCGGCCAGGGGCTTGGGCCGGCGCACCGGCCGGTAGGAGGGCGGCAGCGCGCCGGCGTCGGCATCATCCGGTGTCTCGGCGCTGTCCACCCCGCGGGTGCGTTCCTCGGAAGCCACCGGGACAGGGGTGCTGGCGTCAGGCAGCTCGACGGCGTCTTCCTGCGGTGCTGTCACCGTTTCCCTCTCGCATTAGTGGCTGGACGGTTTCAGAGTCGGGACGGGGATAAGCCGGTGCCCGGGACCCGCAGGCCCCGGGCACCAGGGCTCGGAGAAGGCCGAGCCGTCAGTTGGCGCGGTACTCCTTGATCTTCGCAGCCTTGCCGTGCAGGTTGCGCAGGTAGTACAGCTTGGCCCGGCGCACGTCTCCGCGCGTGACGACCTCGATCTTCTCAATGGTCGGCGTGTTCACCGGGAAGGTGCGCTCCACGCCAACACCGAAGGAGACCTTGCGGATCGTGAAGGTCTCCGACACGCCGGAGCCCTTGCGGGCGATCACCACGCCCTGGAAGACCTGGACGCGGGTGCGGGAGCCCTCTACGACTCGCACGTGGACCCTGAGGGTGTCACCGGCCCGGAACTTCGGGATGTCGTCGCGCACAGAGGCGGCGTTGATCTGGTCGATCAGGTTGGTCATTGATTCTCTCCACGTCCGTGCCACTGGTCAGCGGGCGCTTAACAGGCGGACCCGCCCGACCGGGGTACCGGCCGACGACGAATGCCGCGTTCTGGCGCCTCCGGGTCCTGCTCCTGGCCGCCTCCCCAGTGGCAGAGGCGGTTCGAGGCCCGAGGCCGGTCCAGTCTGCCACAGGCGTTGCTCCGCTATACAGGCGAACCGGGTCACGTGCTGGATTTCACGCGCGCCGCACCGCGCGGGTCCAGGGCCATGACCACGTCGCGGCAGCGGCTGCCGCCTACCTGGTAGGTGCGCGTGCCCACCTTGCGGAAGCCGGCGCGCCGGTACGCCTTCTGGGCGCGCCGGTTAGCGTCATTGGTGCCCAGCCACAAGGTGGTGGCGCCCATGGTGTCCGCGTCGCAAATGCACTCGGCGAGTAGGGCGGCCGCTATCCCGGAGGCGCGCAGGCCTGCATCCACGTACACCTTGGACAGCTCCGCGGCCATACCGTCGGTGCCGTCGGCGCCGGCCGGGACGGTCACGGACGGTGGACGCGGATCGAGGCCGACCGGGAGGGCGCCGTCGGCGTCAGGGACCTCGGCCACCACGGCGCTGTAGCCGACCAGGGCTCCGGCCGGCAGCGGTGCGCGGCCCGCGCTGTCGGCCGCCCCTGGCGGCAGGCCGTCCGGCAGCTCGGCGACCGTGAGCACCACCCGTGGATCCGCGAGCCATTCCGCCAGGCGCCGCGGTGAGAGGTTGACGGCGATATGAGCGGCGATCTGCGCGTCGGTAAGGAAGCTCGGGCAGGCATCGGGGAAGGTACTCGCGGCCAACTCCGCCAGCGGCTCCAGGTCGTCCTCCAAGGCCGGGCGAATCACCAGCGGTACCGGCCTGGTGGCCCCGGCCGGGGCGACCCAGCCGTTACGCACCAGGGCTACGCGGTCGCCGGCGTCCAGCAGGGCAGGATCGGCGCGCGCGATCAGGTCGGGGCGGCGAGCCGCCGTGCGGGCAATCGCCTGGTCACGCCGGTGGCGGGCGACACGGGCGTGATCCCCGGAGAGGAGCTCCGGCTCGGTGGCCGCCAGGTCCAGGCCGCGCCAGGCGACTGGCCTGGCGTAGACGGGATACTCCAGCAGGCCGGCTCCGGTATGCGATTCCTCGACGACGGACTCTGGGTTGCCCAGCACGCCGGGCCGCAGACGGGCGATGGCCTCGATCATGACCAGCGCAGCGGCCTCCCCGCCGTTGAGCACGTAGTCGCCAATCGACACCTCGCACACCTCCAGGCCGTTCGCTGCATAGTGCTGGGCCACACGGGCGTCGATGCCCTCATAGCGTCCGCAGGCGAATACGAGCTGGTCCGCGTCGGCCAGGTCCTCTGCGGTGCGCTGGGTGAACAGGGCACCGGAGGGGGTGGGGATCACTAGGACGCGACGGGGCGTGCGCGTGCCCACGGCGCTGGTACCCGCTGTGGGAGCGGCAACTGCTGCTCCCGTTCCCGGCGTGTCAGTGGGCAGGGCGGCGGCGAGGACGTCGTCCAGGGCTGCGCCCCACACGTCGGGCTTCATCACCATGCCCGCTCCCCCGCCGACCGGGGTGTCGTCCACGGTGCGGTGGCGGTCATGGGTCCAGTCGCGCAGGTCGTGTACGTACAGGTCCAGTAGGCCCCCGGCATTGGCACGCCCAATCAGGGACAGGTCCAGCACCCGCAGGTATTCAGGGAAGATCGTCACCACATCCAGCCGTAGGGATGCCGGGGCAGGCGGGCGTGCCTGCGGCCCGGCTGCGGCTGCAGGGCGGCTCACCGGTCCTCCTCGGCCTCACCCACACCGGGAAACAGGCCACCGGGCGGGTCGATGGTCACGGTGCCGGCGTCTGGGTCGATCTCCGGGACCAGTTCCTCCACGAAGGGCACGGCCACCTCCTGCCCGTCGGGGGTGCGCACCAGCAGCCGGTCCTGGGCTACGCCCGGTTCCAGGCCGCTGACCTCGCCGAGCTCCCGCACGGTGTGGTCGGGCAGGAGCTCGATGGCCCGGAGTCCGGTCAGCTCGTGGGCGTACCAGGCGTCGTCGTCCTCCTCCGGCTCCTCGGCGTCGGTCTCCACCAGCAGCTTGACGCCGCGCAGTGCCTCGGCTCCGGTGCGGTCGCGGGCCTCGGCGAAGGCGGCGAACCAGCGGGATCCGTCGAAGCGCAGGCGGGATACGGTCAGGTACCCCGCGGCGGCCGGCCCGGCCGCGGGTTCGGCCGGCAGCACGCTGCCGGGGGCGAGCCGCCCCTCGGGGTCGTCGGTGCGGATCTCCAGGCGGACCTCGCCCTTGAGCGCATGGGCGGGACCAATGACGGCAACGGTTAGCAGCACGGGCCTAAACCTACCGCGTGTGCCCCTGCCGCGCGCATCCCCATCGCAGGCACCACACGGCCTCAGGCCGCGTTCCACGACCTTGGTGTGTGTTCCACGACCACCCCGGGGTCGTGCAACACACACCAAGGTCGTGCAGTGCCGCCCAGGGTCGTGCAACAGTGCCGCCGCCCGCACCCCGAGGTGGGATGCGGGCGGCGGCACTAGTAGAACTTCGCGCCGACGTCAGCGGCGGTCCGTGTCAACGACGTCCACACGTACCGGCGAGTCCGCCAGGGCGCCGACTACGGTGCGCAGGGCGCGCGCAGTGCGTCCCGACCGGCCGATCACGCGGCCGAGGTCGTCGGGGTTGACCCGTACCTCGAGCAGGTCGCCGCGTCGCAGCGTCCGGGCCGTGACGGTGACGTCGTCGGGGTTGTCGACGATGCCGCGCACGAGGTGTTCGAGTGCGTCGGCGAGCACGTCAGGCCTCCTCGGCCGGGGCCTCGGCCGTCTCCTCGGCGGCGGCCGCCTGTGCCTCAGCCTGCTTGGCGGCGGCGTCAGCCTTGCGCTTCTCGGCATCGTCGGCAACGGCCTTGACGGCAGCCTGCTTCGCGGCGGCATCGGCCTCGGCGTCCTTGACCTTCAGGCGGGGCTTGACTCCCTTGAGACCCTTGAAGGTGTGGTAGTCGCCGGTGATCTTGAGCAGGTTGAAGACGGCGTCGGAGGGCTGCGCGCCTACGCCGAGCCAGTACTGGGCCCGCTCGGAGTCGATGCGAATGAGCGAGGGCTCCTGCATCGGGTCGTAAACGCCGATCTCCTCGATGACACGACCATCGCGCTTCTTGCGGGAATCGACGACGACCACCCGGTAGAAGGGGGCGAACTTCTTGCCGAGGCGCTTGAGGCGAATCTTAACTGCCACTTGGGTGAAACTCCTGGTTCTCGATGGTTTGGCCCATGCCGACTCCCGGTGGGGTTACAGCAGCGGAGGCCGGTTAAGGCGAGACGCGATCGCACCGGGAGAGGGACCGGGAACGGTCGAGTACAGCCGTGCATTCTGCCAGAGCAACGCCGCCGTGTGCCAGCCGCATGCCGCCTGCGCTGCACGGATTACGTGCGATATCGCCCACAGCGCCCGCACCGACCCGCCATGCCCTGCCCCGGCGGCGCCTTACTGCCCCGCCGGAAGCGGGCTCGCGCTCAAATCTCTTCGTGGAGGCTCTCCTGGCGCAGGACGGCCCGGTCCGCGGTCCACACGTCGCCGTCCAGCTCACCGGGCAGCAGCGGGTTCCCGGGAGCGACGAACACCGGCTCGGCGACTCCCGTGCGCAGCTGCGCGTCGTAGTCCTTGAGCGCGGCCAGTACCCACCGCGACAGCCACAGCACGGCGACCAGGTTCAGGATCGTCATCAGCGCCAGGGCGACGTCGGCCA is from Actinomyces sp. 432 and encodes:
- the lepB gene encoding signal peptidase I, which translates into the protein MTAPQEDAVELPDASTPVPVASEERTRGVDSAETPDDADAGALPPSYRPVRRPKPLAAPARAGAEPAEPRRRGSTLLIVLAVLVVVALVKTFVVQIFGIPSGSMEDTLREGDRVAVTMYDSGDVDRGDIVVFSDPDNWLTVTEPTGLRGLVQDTLIFLHLLPENTGHYLIKRVIGVGGDHIVADGNGSLSINGVEVDEPYLKPGRSASDVAFDVTVPEGYVWVMGDNRSNSADSRFHQDDVNGGFVPLDDVAGIAKIVLWPSSRWSTLSDGGAFDAVPDATTSTGAQP
- the trmD gene encoding tRNA (guanosine(37)-N1)-methyltransferase TrmD, yielding MSRPAAAAGPQARPPAPASLRLDVVTIFPEYLRVLDLSLIGRANAGGLLDLYVHDLRDWTHDRHRTVDDTPVGGGAGMVMKPDVWGAALDDVLAAALPTDTPGTGAAVAAPTAGTSAVGTRTPRRVLVIPTPSGALFTQRTAEDLADADQLVFACGRYEGIDARVAQHYAANGLEVCEVSIGDYVLNGGEAAALVMIEAIARLRPGVLGNPESVVEESHTGAGLLEYPVYARPVAWRGLDLAATEPELLSGDHARVARHRRDQAIARTAARRPDLIARADPALLDAGDRVALVRNGWVAPAGATRPVPLVIRPALEDDLEPLAELAASTFPDACPSFLTDAQIAAHIAVNLSPRRLAEWLADPRVVLTVAELPDGLPPGAADSAGRAPLPAGALVGYSAVVAEVPDADGALPVGLDPRPPSVTVPAGADGTDGMAAELSKVYVDAGLRASGIAAALLAECICDADTMGATTLWLGTNDANRRAQKAYRRAGFRKVGTRTYQVGGSRCRDVVMALDPRGAARVKSST
- the rpsP gene encoding 30S ribosomal protein S16; translated protein: MAVKIRLKRLGKKFAPFYRVVVVDSRKKRDGRVIEEIGVYDPMQEPSLIRIDSERAQYWLGVGAQPSDAVFNLLKITGDYHTFKGLKGVKPRLKVKDAEADAAAKQAAVKAVADDAEKRKADAAAKQAEAQAAAAEETAEAPAEEA
- a CDS encoding YraN family protein; amino-acid sequence: MSTAPNAAQSQAEYFGGPVMPTAPPSPAAALPSAAVAPPDDPGSEGSPGTDSRRLIGQRGEAIAARYLTDLGWRILDRNWRPGPGLRGEIDVVALEPRPTGPGVLVIVEVKTRTSAVAGPPAAAVGPLKLLRLRSLAVACAAAHSVPHSALRLDVVSVELRAGRPALLRHHRGVGD
- a CDS encoding ribonuclease HII, with product MSPVRILPDRELEARLLAEFELVGGMDEVGRGSLAGPVSVGLAIVSRDTAPVFPPGLADSKQLTPRRREALVAPCRGWVADYAVAHAAPAEIDALGILGALRLAGQRALAQVEARGHLPGALILDGTVDWLRGQSRPAAPACAGEKEAAPLPEVHTRAKADAHCAVVAAASVMAKVERDALMTALPDPGYDWARNKGYASPAHIEALARLGASDLHRRSWRLPGLERFTAG
- a CDS encoding DUF2469 domain-containing protein, encoding MSAEDLESYENDLELDLYREYRDVISLFSYVVETERRFYLANAVDVQVRTNGGEVFFELTLEDAWVWDIYRASRFVKSVHVVTFKDVNVEELTKPEIDVPS
- the rplS gene encoding 50S ribosomal protein L19 — protein: MTNLIDQINAASVRDDIPKFRAGDTLRVHVRVVEGSRTRVQVFQGVVIARKGSGVSETFTIRKVSFGVGVERTFPVNTPTIEKIEVVTRGDVRRAKLYYLRNLHGKAAKIKEYRAN
- the rimM gene encoding ribosome maturation factor RimM (Essential for efficient processing of 16S rRNA), with the translated sequence MLLTVAVIGPAHALKGEVRLEIRTDDPEGRLAPGSVLPAEPAAGPAAAGYLTVSRLRFDGSRWFAAFAEARDRTGAEALRGVKLLVETDAEEPEEDDDAWYAHELTGLRAIELLPDHTVRELGEVSGLEPGVAQDRLLVRTPDGQEVAVPFVEELVPEIDPDAGTVTIDPPGGLFPGVGEAEEDR
- a CDS encoding RNA-binding protein — encoded protein: MLADALEHLVRGIVDNPDDVTVTARTLRRGDLLEVRVNPDDLGRVIGRSGRTARALRTVVGALADSPVRVDVVDTDRR